In Halopiger aswanensis, the DNA window CGCCACCGCTGACTACTCGTCCTCGAGAATGCGGTCGATCAACTCGGTGTCGTCGCCGCCGAGCGCCGAGCGCACCAGCAGGTGCCCGCCCAGCAGCGACGGACTGATCACCGTATCCGCGCCGGCGTGCTCGAGTTTCTTCGTGTTCTCCCGGTCCGTCGCCGCGGCGACGATGCGGGTCTCCGGCGCGAGTTGCCGCGCGGTGAGGATCGCCAGCGCGTCCTGGGCGTCCTCGTTGGTGGCGACGAGGATGCCCGCTGCGCGCTCGATCTTCGCGCGTTCGAGGGGCGCCTCGTCGCTGGGATCGCCGGCGATGACCGGCACGTCCCGCTCCGAGAGTTCGTCCGCCGCGGTGCGGTCGGTCGTTACGACGACGAACTCCCGATTGTTAGCCGCGAGTTCGTCGACGATCGGTTCCGTCAGTTCGCCGTAGCCGAGCACGAGGAGGTGGTCCTCGAGCAGCTCGAGTTGTGAGTCGGTCATGCGTCCGAGCGTCTTCGTGATGCGGGTCTGGATCGCCGGGCCGACCAGCGCCCCGATAGCGATACCGAAGCTGGCCACGCCGAGCACCAGCACGGACATCGTAAACAGCATCGCCTCGGTCGAGCCCTGGTCGGGCGTGATGTCGCCGTAGCCGACCGTGCTCGAGGTGATCAGCGTAAAGTAGAAGGCGTCGAGGATGGTCGCGACGCCCTCGAAGTCCTCCCGGAGCGCGTAGGCGCCGATGGTGCCGTAGGCCTGAACGCCCAGCAGCGCGAAGCCGGCGGCGATCTGGGTCGTCGTCAGCGACAGGGAGCCGGTAAAGCGCCTGCGGCTGAGCAGCAACACGGGGATCGCCACCAGCGAGAGCACGACCAGCGGGAACGAGTACCGGCTCGATTGGAGCAGTCCCTGCGCGGCGGTCAGCGGCAACAACAGCAGCGTCGCCCACCAGCCCGTACGCAGCCCGCGCCGGAGCGCGAGCGCGCTCCCGAGCATCAAAAAACCGGTCAGCGCACCGGTGAAGGCGGCGGCGCTTTGAATCGCCTCGGGAACGTACTCCGCGAGCGGTCCGCCGACGGCGTTCGTCTGAATGTTGACGAGGGCCGTCGCGACCGAGAGCACGGCGACGGACAGCGCGAGGACGATCGCCGCGCGAATCGAGAGGAGCCGCCGCCAGTCCTCGGGCAGACGATCACGTACCGACCCGTCGTCGACCATACCAAGCGATGAGCGTCCGCGTTAGTTAAACGTCTCCGTTCGCCGTCTCGAGCGGACGGGATTCGCGAGCGGCGCCGGTCCGAACCGACGTCGGTACTGGTTTAACCGATCCGGTTCAGATGCCACCAATGGCGCTTCCGGTCGAAATCTTACTCGGCATCTATCTCGGCCTCCTGACCGGTATCGTTCCCGCACTCGCCGCCGGTTCGCTGGGCTTTCTCGTCCGGTATTTCACCGGCGTGACGCTGCCCGGGTTCGGTGTCGTCGTGCTCTCGCTGTCGATCGCCAGCGTGCAGGGCGGGCTCATGGGACTGATCGAACCGACGATCGCCCAGTCACCCCGGTTGCTGGTCGCCGTCCTCGTCGTCCTCATGCTCTCGCTGTACGCCCACAGCCAGGGCGACAAGCTCGGCGCGAACCTCCCGCATCACCTCTCCTTTCGGTCGCTTCGCCAGCGGACGCTGTCGGCCGACGTCGTCGAACTGGTCGGCACCATGGGCCAGGTCACGATCCGGCCGACCGGCGAGATCCGCGACATGGAGGGCTACCCGCCGCTGTCGCCCGACCTCCGGGCGGCGATCAAGGACGGCTCGTGGAAACTTCCCGCCGACCTCCCGCTGTCGGAACTCGAGACCCGCCTCGAGGAGCGGCTCCGGACGGATCACGAACTCGGTGACGTCGACGTGACCCTCGACGAAAAGGCGCGAGCGACGATCGCGGCGGCGCCGCCCTCCGGCGGGCTCTCGCGGCGCGTGCCGGCGGGCCAGCGCGCGATCTCGCTGACGACGCTGGTGCCGACGGGGCTGGCGCGCGGCGACGAGGTAACCATCCGCGCGGCCGATCGGTCGACGACCGGCACGGTACTCAGCGTTCGCAGCGAGATCGACGACGAGCGAGCCGCGGCCGCTGCGGCCGCCGAGGCGGCGGACGCGGACGACCCAGCCCTCCCCGACGGCGGCGAACCGAAAAACGAGACGGTCGCGCCCGCGGCACCGAAACCGAACCGATCGACCGCCGGCGGTCCGGGCCGGGTTACCGTCGCCGTGCCGCGTCGGGACGTGAAACCGCTGCTCGAGGGCGACCGGTCGCGACTGATCGTCCGCTCGCGCGGCACGAGCCACGAGTTCGAGGCGTTCGCGCTGGTCAAGCGGGCCGGCTACGCGATTCAGCGGCTTACCGTCGACGCGGCGGAACTCGCCGAGGAGATCCACGCCAACCCCGAAGTGACGATCCTCGCAGCCCGGCGACGGGAGAGCGACACCGACGGCCGGCGCCGCGGCTGGGTGTTCGCGCCCGGCCTCGAGCGCCGCCTCGAGGTCGGCGACGAGGCGTTCGTCGTTAGCCCGGAGGGAACTATCGATGCGGTGCTCGAAAGCGGAGGTGGCGCGCGATGATCGGCTTCGCAGTCGACCTGCTCGGGGTGCAACTGCAACTGCAGTTGGTGGTGGAGTTGCAGTCCCAACTCGAGTCGCTGCTCTCCGAAGCGGTACTTGACGTTCTCGTCCGG includes these proteins:
- a CDS encoding NAD-binding protein, whose amino-acid sequence is MVDDGSVRDRLPEDWRRLLSIRAAIVLALSVAVLSVATALVNIQTNAVGGPLAEYVPEAIQSAAAFTGALTGFLMLGSALALRRGLRTGWWATLLLLPLTAAQGLLQSSRYSFPLVVLSLVAIPVLLLSRRRFTGSLSLTTTQIAAGFALLGVQAYGTIGAYALREDFEGVATILDAFYFTLITSSTVGYGDITPDQGSTEAMLFTMSVLVLGVASFGIAIGALVGPAIQTRITKTLGRMTDSQLELLEDHLLVLGYGELTEPIVDELAANNREFVVVTTDRTAADELSERDVPVIAGDPSDEAPLERAKIERAAGILVATNEDAQDALAILTARQLAPETRIVAAATDRENTKKLEHAGADTVISPSLLGGHLLVRSALGGDDTELIDRILEDE
- a CDS encoding potassium transporter TrkA, whose translation is MALPVEILLGIYLGLLTGIVPALAAGSLGFLVRYFTGVTLPGFGVVVLSLSIASVQGGLMGLIEPTIAQSPRLLVAVLVVLMLSLYAHSQGDKLGANLPHHLSFRSLRQRTLSADVVELVGTMGQVTIRPTGEIRDMEGYPPLSPDLRAAIKDGSWKLPADLPLSELETRLEERLRTDHELGDVDVTLDEKARATIAAAPPSGGLSRRVPAGQRAISLTTLVPTGLARGDEVTIRAADRSTTGTVLSVRSEIDDERAAAAAAAEAADADDPALPDGGEPKNETVAPAAPKPNRSTAGGPGRVTVAVPRRDVKPLLEGDRSRLIVRSRGTSHEFEAFALVKRAGYAIQRLTVDAAELAEEIHANPEVTILAARRRESDTDGRRRGWVFAPGLERRLEVGDEAFVVSPEGTIDAVLESGGGAR